In the Hevea brasiliensis isolate MT/VB/25A 57/8 chromosome 8, ASM3005281v1, whole genome shotgun sequence genome, CaaacttaatttttataaaattcaaaagaagtatatatatagagagagacatAAATTTATTGTTTTTAATGAGTGATTcaagaaaatattattaaattctgACACTCACGAAAATCGTATTATATAAATTCTAACATCTcgaattttatagtctctaatttCTATGTATGAGAAACCATTATGTAGaattttcaaatatatttcttttattttttatattgtatTTATATAATACTGCATAATCCAATAATTGTATTTATAAACATACATATTTTTTTACTTGttactttattttaatatttgttaaaatttaaaaaatattttttatttaaaataattatgtaatatccttttaataaagatttttatgaattaaaagaaaattaaaattaataatttcggtcatcaaattaaattttataaaatctatgctttatttatttattagtcaACTCTAAATTTCAAGCATATGGTAAAAGACTCAAGAACTCTGTTAACCAATTACTTCTTGATTCTTTTTCTGGGTCCACCTCCTTTTAAAATGAATTCGTACATTGCTTTCAAATATATACCAATGCCTGCGAACAGAAATTTACATGTGTACTCCTAAAGCATATTAActtaatacataataatgcatTTTAGGTGAATTTAGTCATACTTTTACCAATAACTTCATGCTTTTTAAGCTtaaatgaaattttcattttttaagttAATGGCTTATAAAAACAAGAGATTTGTTAATTTGAATATACAAAATCATTAGCCATTTTTTCAATAACACTATTAATCATTAATCATGGTAATATTTGCTCTCAAAATTAAAGCTAAACTCGATAATCTTAAGAATTTACAACCTGCTGGAGGTCCTAATAATGTTTTACCATATTTTTTCAAGGTcaagaaattaattttatttatgtaaatattttatttatttttatttataatatttttaatatattttgtattaCAGTTGAAATGTACTCACTGTCAGGCAATGAGTAAAAAAGAAGTTTGTATGTATTCCACCCATCAAACAATGAAGTACaaggtaatatatatatatatatatatatatatatatatatatatatatatatatttttttttctaaattgttaaatatgttttttatttattattaaaataaattgattgaAATTATAGCAATATCTTTTAAATTTGAGTGTAGTGTAGAACAATATGATATTTGAGTTTAAAATACATCACCAAGTTTTAATTGATATGTTATTTTAACTGATTAGAATATATTATTTAGTGCAAAGATTGTAGAAATCAAGGATCAGTATCTGTTATTATTGGACATGATCAGCCGattgaaaataataatgaaaattatacTACGCTTATGTATTTTAATTGCAAAGGATTTGAACCCCAAGATTTCACTTTTAGTGGAATCTGGAAAGCTACATCTGTAAGTATTTATGttatttattgaataaaaaaatagtttatatttttatttttataatattaatttttttttgtgtttttctGAAAGTTGGTGGACGGCGCAGATTACGAATTTAACTTTTGTCGTAGGGTTTTTCAAATAGGGAGCAACATGAAAATTTCCAACTTGGAATCCAAATTTGAAGTGGTTCGTAATTAGGAGCTGCATCACCATACAAGATAAATAATATGTAATGAGATATATGTATTAGCTAGTaggaatataataaattatttactaGGGATTTGAGTATGTATTGCTGGATTTTCCTTTCACATGAttctttataatattaattttatttagtatttaatatatatcaaaaatgatttgaatattttatttttaacttattaaatttaaattgcagcatTAACACTCAATTTATATAAATTCAGTGAAGTTATAAAAGAAAATCAGTACAGAGCATTCGacgaaataataaaatatataaataaataaataattagaactataaaaacaaaaaaatagaGTAGGTCCGATCATTCGGTTTACCTAAATCAAATAgaattaaatcgaatcgaattaaaattaatgaaaaataaaatgaattaattcACTCTATTTTAGTTTggtttgaatttattaatttttaagttttgataaaattttttaatttagacttaatttttaaattatttaatttaattttaatcttaatttaaatttaataattattaattaataaaattaaataatttatatataaatataatttataaattttttataaaaataaattaatttaaaaattactaaaataattctGTTTGAttcgtgtttttttttttttttttttttttttttttttttttttttctccaaaacAAAACGGAACCAAAATAACTAAAATTCCATGCTCTCCCTGTAACAGAGTGCCTTTCTGGACTGAAACTTCTCACTCTGTCCGGCCGTCGTGAAGTCGTCGCCACTTGCCATATTCTTCTTTTctcaaaatcctaatggattGTTGATTTCCCCACCCTATAATCGCGATTTGAGTGAGGAATTGAGAGATGCCAGTGCTGTCTCCTCTAACCACGGGATCTCCGAAACCGGCAACACCTTGTCACACCGCCCTTCTTCGTCAGCATATATTTCCGCCAAAAGTCGATAGGGAAGGAGATCTGAAAAGAATAATCTGGTATGCGCGTGAACAGTGGTGAGCCATACCACACATTCTCAATTCCTCAATTTCGATAGTTAGGACGGTAAATGTATTattgttttaataattttttatgcaaaaTTTGGTCTTAAAAATGAATATATGATGGGAATTTGGACTCTGAATggaaaaatttcaagttttgacTTTTACTAATGCTTTAAAATATCAAAGAATTAAGTATTTTAGTTGCCTTTTGTCGGAATAAATGGTTTGGTGGGTGTTTTTTCTTTTGTGGTGCAAATGGTAATTCTTTAACTTTTAGTGAAATTTGGACAACCTATTTGTAAAACTCCATTTTCTTGTCAAATCTGCTTCTAAAACGATATTTGTGAATCTTCCAGACTGTCTAATTCCACAAAGTGCTTCTGCTCCACAAACTCTATTTCTTCTAGGGGTTCTCATGTTGGCTGCTTTTATTGTGTGGTCATCCCCCTTAATTGCTTGCTCTGTATTTGCTTGTTTATTTATGACCATATTATTTTCCAAATGCTCAAGCTGTAATTTATGTTGTTGATTCAAGTGATACTCATGGAATTGGAATTGTCAAAGATGAATTTCATGCGATTTTGGTGGATAGACAGTTTGAACAATCCTAATTTTATTATAGATATGAGGTTACCATCATAGCTCTGGCTCTGCGAAAAGCTTGTCATCTATTGTTATGATTTTAGTCAATTTGGAAGCTATTTTAGCTGGTAAACTGTTTGAGTTTATTGCTTGCTCTCAGAGGGTATGATATTCCCTTCAATTGGAAGATGATTTTAGACATACTTGATTGAGAAAGACAACAAGGAGACACAATACATGCAATCTCTTAATTTACCATGTgctatgtatataaattgttttatttatttatttattttaagatgGGACAAGTTGTCAAATTTTTAGTAGAATTTAGGGAGAACTTACAAATACTTGAAAACATCAATGATTGGTTGTGATCAGGATGCTTCAGAATCACTGCTTTTTTGGCCTAGTTAGTGGTTGATTAAAGGAGTGTAACTGCCAACAAGTTCTTGCAAGCAAAGTACAAAAATGAAATGGGGACTGTGCTTTGTAGGTTTCAAAAGTTCAAGCAACTTGATTGCTGCCATGGCATCCTCTTGTTTATGTGCACAGACTAGGATCTCGAGCCTCTCATTACATTGAGCATACTGTATGCATTTTTTCTTATAGCCTATGTAATGCTTATGAGGATCATAGAGCAACTTTATTAGGGGTGGTGCATATGTTGTCaacagaaatatcaaaaaaaaaatcccaCTAGTACTGTCCAGATCCTTTAACTGCAAGGAGAAAAGGAGACAAATAAGAAAGAGTGAGTTCACttgtttatatatatacacataacactaAGTACACTAGGAATTAATCTTTGAGTCCAACATGAATATCAGTATAGGTACAGGCAATGAACCAGAGGCATTCAATAATTTTGCAATGAGAAGTTCTAGCAGCAATTGCGTTGCCCGCGACTAACATTATGTTAGGGTAAGAGTCTCTAACAAAGAATTATAGAAGACTTAGAAAAGAAGAGAAGAATATTAGGAGGAGAGATAGAAAGAAGAGAAGAATAAAGAGTTGTATTTCTTGATTATtgttccaaaatgaaatacaagaaTAGCTATTGAGCTTTATATAGCAGCTTAGTAACAACCTATTACTAAGAGTAGTTACACAGCTCAACAACTTTACAGCTCAGCAACTTTAGTAACTACCTCTCTCTTAATTCCCGCCAAACATACTTCTAAGCTAACTCTTTAAACTAACTCCCAACGTTTCTAACTactcactatttctttctataCTTCCTCCTCTGATACGTAACACATTACTACTTGTTATTTCTCAATATAAAATAGAATGGTGAGATTGATTAGTTTGATGCATATAAGTACCTCATGAATAGTGTAGCTCAAAAATGTTCCCATCTCCTTTGTGCCTTTAACATTCAAAATTTTAGAGTAAGAGCAGCAGCTTCTCTGAAAGGCATGTTGATAGAGAGTACCATGAGATAAGTTGCTGCCAACTTTATTATGTACCCTATTAAGGCCATTTGAAAATTGAGAGCATCTTCAAAATGGTCTACTAATACCCATAAATTAAATTTGGAGGCACAGAAACTAGACAGCAGGGGAATGAGCAAGCCATAGACAACAGTATCAAGCTTAGATGTTAAGGTTGTTGCTAATGGAGACCTTGCTGGGATTAACAAGCCAAAAAGAAAAGGACCCCAAAGATATTCCAATCCATATTATCACCCAATGATGCCAAATCTAAAACAACTACAACTATGAAATGAATGTAAATATCCTTAATAGGTTCCCCTTCTGGGGTCACTCTAATGAACCATAAGGTCAGTATTCTCGAGAATACAATCAACATGagaaagaaaatggaagaagagCAGACTGAAATCCAAGTCTTGGTGATACTGGAGTAAAAATTCTGGCACCAAGATACCAGAGATTTTAGCTAACAAATCTTGCGATATCACCAAGTAATGAATGTTGAGAGCTACCTGGGCCTTATCTTTCATTTTGTAATGGAGGTATGTCGGTAGTCTTTAAGTGCGGTCCAAAAGTAGGTAAATTTTTTCGAGTTCCATCGTTGTTGCATCAAATTACAAATTATCTCTAGTGAGGCCGGATATGAAGGTGGAAGCCGATTGCATGAGTGGAGATATAGAAATTTGAGCTGCAATTCTCACAGCCTATGTAAGAATTGGGTGCTTATGGGTTATTCTTGATTTCCATATGTGATATTATTTCCTGTTATTGAATCCATAGCTATTggggtaattgatattgatttgtgaaaattttgttGGTTTGAATTTGAAGTTTTGCTTGTCTTTTGGCTTTAATCTGGCTTGTTTTTATTAATTCTTCAATGTTGAATACTAATTTCATGAAGGTTATTTGTGATATGAATTGATATGAGTGTTTTTCTAAACCTTAAGGAGTGCAGTTGTTTTTAGTAAAAACTTTTTTACTCTATTCGTAATATGGTAGTTGCATTGTTCTCTTGTTTTAGGTTTCAAGATGGTTAAAAATACTGCATGGAGATGTCTTGATAAAATTGGAGTTTTTATACCAAGAGAATTCTTAGTACTAGGAATTGTAAATCTACTGTGAATTCTTAGTACAGTTAATTTAAATTGCAATGCATGCAGAAGCAGATTATATTGAGCTTCAAaaagttggaaaaaaaaaaaaaaaaagcttacgaAGAGAGGCAATTTAGCCTCAAACCGAATTGATttggttcagttcgatttttcAATTTAGACTGAAAATTGCACAATTCTAATTGTAACagactttattaaaaaaaaattataataaacttATTActcaaataagaaaaaaaaaaattccgttGCGGCTTGCGGATTATCAGGTAGTTACATAATTAACAGGAATCACTAATATTTTCCCAGATGTCTTGGCTAAAAGCAAAATTCCTTTCTTCACGTTCACGAACTTGCATGAAGCATTCATCTTCACGCCTTGTGACAGCaggaaaattttgttttatttttacttGCTTTATGCAATTTTTCCAGTAGGATATAGGAGTAGACTTGTAACAAATACACTCTTCTTCATAAATTTGCTTCTGATATGAGAACTGTAAGAAAAATAATATCGTTAAACTAAGCTACAAAATTCTAGAACTTCATTTTTCCATTTTGTTTTCTTGATTTAAACTTCATATGCATTT is a window encoding:
- the LOC110651947 gene encoding profilin-like isoform X2, which produces MSWQTYVDEHLMCEIEGNHLSAAAIIGQDGSVWAQSSNFPQLKCTHCQAMSKKEVCMYSTHQTMKYKGFSNREQHENFQLGIQI